The nucleotide window AAACTCTGCTTATAACACAAATACCTAAGTTGTTGCCTTGGTATCCTGAGTGTAATGTAAACATGGAAATGGTCATATAGACTTGGTGACATCATGTACAGGCATACTCTATCAGTTTAGTTCACTGGTACTACAGTTCAGTAACAGGGTCACGTGGAAACCTTTGTAACCATGTCTGAATGTTCGACACAATGGTGGAAAAGCAGATAATGTTAAATTGCAATTTCTGATACGATTTATGTGAACAGTAGTGTTATCAACAGTAGTGATATTACAACGTATATCAATGTTACTTAggttatgtatttttaaaatgtaattttagatacaaaaaataaataaatgttatgcatCTGcatcataaatgtaaaaaagcttCTTCTTTTCCAGTATACTGCTCTGTAAATGTTTTATGCTTAGTAATTAGTAGTTATGCATAGCAATACCTCTGAATCCTGAGATGATACATTGTTATTTGATGTTCATCATAATTGTCCAACattatcacataaaaaaaaaagattgcaacTAACAGTGAAAACTACTCTTTACTAGAAATCAGAAAAGAACAGTGCATAATCAAGAAAgcatttattatttctgaaagtCGCATCAAGAATATATTGCTAAATGTTGAATTGGCAACAAGTACAGTGACTAATCAAAAACAGAGAAATACtaggaactgtccctttaaacttACAGTACACCGCAAATATAAAACAGAACCAacggttttttttttatttgtttatttaacgtTTTATTGAAAACTGACATTATTcttattctttttcaatcaaCAGGACCCACCGTGTTCGTGGTCGGTGACAGCTACATTCGCCGTGGGGAACAGTGGGCAAGGCAGACTGTCGGGACCAACCTTGGTCTCGACGCCCATATCAGGTGGTTTGGCTGTGGAGGCTTGGTCTGGAGAAAccttctctctttctttcaccGCTGTCTTGGAGGAAGAGCTGTGCCAGATGTCCTGCTTGTTCACTGTGGTGGAAATGATCTTGGTAAGATCAAGAGTATTATACTTGCCGCAATGATCAAGCAGGACTTGCGAGACCTCCATAGACAGTTCCCTCAGATGAAGATTATCTTCTCTGCCATCACCCAGCGATGCCTGTGGAGGTCTGCTGAGAATCTGAAGAAGGTTGACAGGGCACGGCGCTTTGTCAACCGTGTGATGGCTACTTTTATGGTGTCAGTTGGTGGTGCCATTGTTCATCACCCTGAGATAAAACATAAAGATCCTAGCCATTTTTTACGTGATGGAGTTCATTTGACCCCTTTGGGCaatgacatatttttaaacaacCTTGCCCGGTGTCTGAAAGATCAAATCCAGTAGGGTGATGCTGGATTTGAAGTTTCCACCAAATTTAGGGATGAAAAATGGCTAcgatgttttagtttttttgataTGTGATGaacaatgtgtgtgttttttttttgttgtttatttgatgttgttttaccTAGCCATCACACTTCAGACAGATCTGTCACAGCTTTTTCTCCCTCTTCTACCTTTTCCCCTCTTCTCCTCTTTTCCAGACCCTATGCTTCCTCAGCCAATCCACCTGATAAACTTCTACAGCACTTTACAATACGGGGcacataattaatattattctatttacaaacatgaactaatatatgtattattaattgatagtttgttcatgctagtaaaaACACTATAACTATGTGTCCCGTATTTAAAAAGTGTTGCATTTATTTTTCCCCACGGTGAATGTagctgtcatgatcaccagctgGGGCATGCACAACCTCTACTAGATGACACTCTATTCCACATCTGGATTACATTTCCCATAAAGCTTTGCACCTCCACAGATGATACATTTTACCAGGAGGATTTCCTTGATTGCTGTTTCACTTTTTTTCTGTCATCTGGACTACTTAAGACTTACACATCAGAAACTGGAATGGATAGTCCAATTTGTTGGAATCATTCCTTTCGGCCAGGATGAACTGATTCAGGTTTCaggatttatatattgatgatagTTTGGCATCCTTTCACCAGCTTTAGCCGAGACACCACTTACCAGCTTCAAACTTTTTCATTGTCTACATACAAGACATttttgagaaaacattttacactgTGTGCAGAAACCTGCACATGCTGAATTGGACAGGGTGGCAGATATTACGCCATTTGAGAAGGGATCCGTGTCTTCTTGAGAATATAATAATTTTCTGTATGCAACATTTGGAAGATATGAAGTTCCTAcatgatcatgttttttttttttttcattcattttcgtttttacttagtccctttattaatctggggtcaccacagtggaatgaatcgccaaataatccagcatttgttttacctttttgccacaacccatcactgagtaACACCCatgcattctcattcacacacatacattacggatatattagcttacccaattcacctctaccctcttagaacttgtgggggaaaccagagcacctggaggaagaaCGCCAACACGTACTGTATAAAGGTTTTCTTGTTTTATGTTATCAGGTTTTTGATTTTCATTGTTTCATGattcttaattgtttaatgtctGTCTGGATTTTGTATTACTTTGTGGATTACCTGACAGTGCTGTTTGCTCCTCATTTTGACCCTGCCTGATAGAGCTGCACAATGCATCGTTCTAGTGTCATTATAGCAATGTGATCAtttacaatagtcacatcacaggatatgcaatgttgagtttgttttataatgtatcatttgcatgtgtttttgaggcttgtaactatataataattttaaaaggatTCAGGAATAAGAGTGtaccatttttaaattttaatgcaattaattttacttaattatttttattattacctgAATTACCTGAGATTCAGAAAACACTGttcattttaattgtatatttgtcATGCATTTATCAATGTTTGTAGATTGTTTCTTAGATTTTACACATGTATTCCCACTACAGAATCATCTCAAtcaatctaaacttgttttttttttttattcaaatataaatattcaagTTATGTGGTGAAATTTTATTCACATTGCAATATACAATTGTAGGAATAACAAAATATGTTAGATTTTTgacatcatgcagccctactgctTGCTTTGACACTACTTGGTTCATAAACTGCATTTTTGAATTCTCACTTATGTCATCCCTAAGTTATCATGATTTTGTTTTGGTGttgattttgtaaaaaataaaaattttatcctGAATCCAAGTCTCTTCACTCTCATCGTAAGTAATTAAgaacaacaatatttaatttattcaatttaggTGCACTTCTACATTTGTAGTAAAAGCCAactacactatatgaatacataATTTTGATTTGCCTTTATGCcaaaaaaatcacttaaaaaaatgtttaatataaataatatttactacagTTTACTACTGTAAATCAATACATATGATTCATAATGTGCTTTACTAAGAAATTCATTTGAGCaactttaaaagcaattttttaagtatttcaatTTTCACCACTTGGACTGATTTTACTCCGCCTATCAATCTGGTATTAATTAGTGATATAAAAAATTGTGGATGCTACTTATCAACCATTTATAGCATATAAACAGCCACAAAACAACAGTAAAAAGCCTTATGTCAGCACTTGACCTCTACAGAAAgagggtttgggttcttttgattTAGGCTGTTAAAATCTATTTTGTTTTCAACTATTAAACTGCATTACCACAACCTAGCAACTACTTCAAAACCCTAGCAACAGTATGATAATGCATTTTACCCCGTCGATTTGCCACATCGTACATCTCCTCCCACATTTTTTGCCCTACactgatgagtgaggtgtcaaatcgaccagcctgttgaggagaggtgtacTAAGATTTTTCTAAGAGGTTGGTGGTTCACTGCTTACTCTGCCTATCAAGTTGATATTAggtagtgacataacaaatttgtagacactccctagcaaccactttaggccccctaacaaccatataacaacataaacaagccatatttcagcacaggaatatcgtagaaagacaggaTTTGGcttcttttgatgcaggttgatcaaatctctattgtcttcacctattacaaaggcgttgccacaccctagcaaccatttacattaccctagcaaccacataaacacatgcattTAACCGTTTCTCcgcatttactgctattttgcccagtttagtaccattttgtaccccatcgatttgccacgcaaaccccattcacatttcctttaggaaatgtacaattctagttattattattactattattattattattattattggagttGAAGCACATTACAAATGCACATTCAACACAAAGCGCACTTCTTTTTCACAAGGCTGCACAGACACAAATAAATGGAGACACTTTGCTGCAGTGTGTGAAAGGATTATTCATGACATTTAAATTCACTTCTAGTTAACTTCTCTGGCTTATCCACTGCTGCTTACGTAAGTgtgatattttaaaaacagtgAGTTAGTGagctctgtgtgcatgtgtgtgtgcgagtcTGAATCTGCTCTCACATCGTATCAGTAGGTTCCTCTCTCTGTATCCTCCATGACAGACTGCAATGCAGGACTGCTAACTGTGGCCCCCCTAGACTGCTGAACGCACCCacccacatacagtacatatactgcAGAACAGAAGAGGATGAAGGCTTTGCTTTCCTCAGCATCTCCTCAGAGATCATACACACACTAAGTTTCCATAGAGATGACACTTtatgcatttctgtgatttgcaTATAAGAATAAAAGACAGAATTGCAGTTGATCTAAAATGTGTTTCTGTCTTCCAGTGCACCCAAAATGCTTTTACATCTTGTGTGTTTGCCTTCCTACGCTTTAAATCCTGCTGCAGCAAAATCAGCTATTATGAAACCACCACAGTGACTGTtgctgaaattcattcattcattttcttttcggcttagtccctttgttaatcagggatcgccacagcggaatgaaccgccaacttatcaagcacatgttttacgcagcggatgcccttacagctgccacccatcactgggaaacacccatacactcttacattcacacacatacactacagacaatttagcttacccagttcaccaatgccacatgtatttggactgttggggaaaccagagcacctggaggaaaacaacgtgaacatggggagaacatgcaaactccacacagaaatgctaactgacccagccgaggctcaaatcactgatcttgctgtgaggtgatcgtgctacccactgcaccactatgctgcactcacacacacacacacacacacacacacacacacacacacgcacacacacacacacacacacacacacacacacacacacacacacacacacacacacacatatatatatatatatatatagtgtcaaaataaacttttattttggatgcaattaagtTACAAATAATCTTTGCACAGgacttttattaatgcattaatttatgTTGAATTATTGTAGATGGGTCTGCTGTCTTAACTTGTGCATTACTGTGTAAATTCTAACTCAGATATATGACCTAATTGTGGATAATAGATAATTTAGGGGATCAGCTTTGCATTTCTTCCAGAATCTCCTGAGGTCTTTCTGCGCCCGGAGCAAGCCATCAGAATATGAACACAGAACTTCAAACGACAAAGGAAGAGAAAAGCTGAATTCTGAAGAGTTTAACGGCATCCCTTCAAGTGCAAATGCACAAGATCAAGTTGGTTTATATATAGCTGAAAATCCAAATGCAGAAATGAAGATTCAGATGAATGTGGttgtggtttttaaaaatttaaaaagggaAATCAAGGATGGACATTTTTAGCAAGGGTTATTTATAGGTTTGTTTCTGACACCTACTGTAGCTCAATTATGTCATAatcctgaaaaaaaattatttaatttatttatttatttaataaattatttattgattgattgaatcaTTCTTTCTGTAGGCTATGaacttattcattcaatcattttcttcttggcttagtcccttttttattctggaagtcgccacagcggaatgcaccaccagctatgaatttatttatttatttatgtttttatttgttcatttatttaattattcattcattctttcatgcaTTAGTTTATCCAAAAAACATTCTCAAATCTTCTGCAGCGTGATAATAAAGCAAGGTTTCCTTGTGGTCAATAATGGTGATTCACTCATTTTCCATTTTtagaatggaccgccaacttatccagcaaatgttttacacagcggatgcccttccagctgcaatccagtattgggaaacacccatacactctgacaTGCACATATACGCTaatcccaattttatttatttattcatattcttttGGCTtatagtccctctattaatcaggtgtcaccacagcggaatgaatcgccaacttttccagcatatctTTTGCAATTcgcctataccgcatgtctttggaatttgGGGAAAACAGTATGCGAACACAGGGAAAagatgcagactccacacagcaaTAGTAACAGATCCAGCcgcggctcgaaccagcgaccttcttgctgtgaggtgatcgacGAGTTACCATGATGCCctattatggccaatttagtttattaaattcatctataacgcatgtatttggactgtgggggaaacccagaggaacacagggagaacatgccaactccacacacaaatgccaactgacacagccggggcTTTGTATTTCTCAGTAGGTATTTTATGAGCTCATCAGTGCTGATTGATGCTGGTTAGATTACAGTGTTGACTATAGAAAGGAAACacaaagagaaagaaaaatattaaCAACGTAATTAACtgatgggcgatgcagtggcgcattgggtaatgctgtcgcctcacagcaagaaggtcgctagttcgagcctcggcagggtcagttggcgtttctgtctggagtttgcatgttctccgtgcattcgcataggtttcctccaggtgctctagtttcccccacagtccaaagacatgcggtacaggtgaattgggtaggctaaattgtccttagtgtatgagtgtggatgagtgtgtatggatgtttcccaaagatgggttgcagctggaagggcatccactgcgtaaaacatgtgctggataagttggtggttcattctgctgtggcaaccctggattaataaagggactaagccgaaaaaaaaagaatgaatgaatgaatgaatgattaattgagGTTTATAAGGAACTACAGGGGGTTTGcgatttgaatatatatttttgatatatatttttcatcAGAATGTCATGCAACCATCAGAGAACCCTCTGTTTATTcagtattaaattaatattaagttAACATATATTAAGTGGAAATATTTAAAGTCAAATGTATTCTGTACAAAATAAAATTGGCCAAACCCTCCATTATATGCACAAACATTAATACAAATCAGCATTACATTACACACTATTTTTGTTGGTTTatttttcatagatttttttaGTGTATAAATTCAAAGATATATATCAAATGCAAGCATGCAATGAATTAAAAGTTATTGTAATTTGTCTAAACTTTTTAACGTTTATTATCTATGTAATTACAACAGAAGTTTTGGATTCTGTAACccacagtacatatatatatagaatatatatatatatatatatatatatatatatatatatatatatatatatatatatatatatatatatatatatatatataaattaaccaGTCCTACAAGTTGATTTTTGTCCACCTAGCCTACTACACAAGTTAAAAAAACTAGCAGTTAAACTATTTTTTTGAtgtttcattgattcattcatcatttaatcaatcgttttattcaagaaatgaataaacaacaataaaaggtTGTGTGGCATGCATCATGACAACACGCCCGATATCAACGTTTGAATAAAAAGGTATGTTGAATGGATATTTGTTGCCTACGAAAAAAAATATAAGAAGGCATTAAATATTAGAAATGAACCCCCGTTATTAGAAAGTGTGACAACTTGCCCCGGCGATCAATCGCTCCGCGCCTGATGATTCCGTGACTTGCGCAGGAGGGCGGGAGCCTCGAGAGAGAATGAAGGAGCAGAAAACCAGCATCCTCAGCTAATAACACCGACCGAAATCAACACCCTGGCTTATAATTAAAATCATTCGCTTGTGAGGGAGTGAATGACATTGGCACATCAGGTAAGAGACCTGTTATCCATTCAGGAGAGCGCGCGAAAGCTCTGACAGACGTTCATTAGCACTGTGTAGAGATGTGTAGAGACGTGTCAATTAACTCAAACACAAAGCATCCGTCTTTCCAATTGATAATAGAATGCAGCATCTCTATCTTGTTTTTGCCTGTGTTAAAATTACGCTCGGACACTGAGGGTGCGTATTTCTAAAAATAGCCTTGTTGGCTCTGTCAGGTGACCTCGGCGTGTCAGTGTTAATCGCGCGTTTATCACTCATTTTCTGACTCATCATAACGTGCTGTAAAATACAAAGCGCGCGCGGATGGACACATTCAGCTGCTGTGAGAGAAAAAACGCATGCTTTGAAAGAAAAGCAGGTTTAAGAACAAAGATTGAACAGTTGCCATGCATTGTtgcatgaaaaaaatctaaagattTTTCTTGCACGCACAACATTTACACTGAGGCAAGTTGTCACGCTGGTGCATGTTGAATTTCATTATAATGTATGCAGCATGAataactaattcattcattttccttaggctgaTTCCCTTTATTCTTTAAGGGTtcctacagcggaatgaaccgccaacttatccagcatatgttttacacaacggatgtccttccagccacaacccagtactgggaaacatccatacacactcatatccacacacacacacacacacactcatacactacagccaatttagtttatttaattcacctaaagcgcatgtctttggactgtgggggaaaccagtgcacccggagggaacctaatccaacatggggagaacatgcaaactccacacagaaatgccaactggcctagctgggacatgaaccagcgaccttcttgctgtgaggtgacagtgctaaccactgagccaccgtgttctATTAAATAGgaattatgttattttaaacGTTCTTAATATTAACCCCTTCATTCAGTCAGCCTCAAAGAGAAAAATCTGTTTGTAATAtgcaacaataatataataattctaataaaactatttaaattctgaCATATTTTCTTCCAGTCATGTATTCTGAGGAGTGGAGCAGGAATCGGCAGGGTAGAGAGAAGACTGTGATCACGAATTTCAGTTTTAGTCAGCTGCCAGAGGAGGAGAAGACGGGTAGGAGAAAACCTCACAGTGCTCATGGTGAGTTATAGGTGCACTTTAAAAGCACAATATTTaagattttgtcattaaaataaaataaaaaaaacacacctgGAGACTGttttatattttgctgacttatgaACTTATATTAACCAgaagttttgaaaaatgttcaaaaagcCAATCGCtaaaaaataagcaattttaataGTGACATGGACTGTGATCTGTGTGTTCATGCTACGCCCTTGCACACTCTCGATTTCTGGTTTGGTTTTGATATGATAAAACTTGCATGTACTGTAGCTTTCATATAAACTGTTGATGTAAAATATTGCATAGAATAGTGCAAACCTATTTTTGTCCGCCAAagtcataaaatattaacaataattcaacaaaacatacagtatgttcACAGTTCTGTGTTGTCACACATGACATAGGTGAAgagaagtattatttatttagtagtattaaatgttttaaatattacattttaagtgCTTTATTTAGATAGTAGTTATTACTTAAATGtatttatgatttaataaatgattaaatgaatgattaattaaattaattaaaattagccATTTTTTAGGAGgtattcatttatgttttatgctTTAATTTCAGACTCTGACGAATCCATTCCAGATGATCGATACCATAGCATCTACTTTGCCATGCTGCTGGCTGGTGTGGGCTTTCTACTGCCATACAACAGCTTTATCACTGATGTGGATTATCTCCATCGTAAATTCAAAGGTGCAACCAACCTGTGTCATGAAGTCATCACACAAAAAATTAAACGTACCTAGTGCTGTATAACAAACTATTGCATGTACAGTAAACAAAAAAAGTTGTGCTTATCAATTCCTCTTTTCTGTTCCTCTGTCAGGCACCTCTATTGTGTTCGACATGAGTTTGACGTACATACTGGTGGCTCTCAGCGCTGTCATCGTGAACAACGCGCTGGTGGAGAGACTGAGTTTACATACTCGCATCTGTGTgggtgagaacatgcaaaagCTGTCAATGTAAGATCTAAGACAAGCTCAGGAGCTCCTCATGAGTTTTCagtcattgttaaaaaaaatgcaacgCCATTAAAAAATTTGTTGCATTTACAGGATACCTGTTTGCGTTGGGACCtttggtgtgtgtgagtgtatttgaCGTCTGGTTGGAGCTGTTCAACACTCAGCAGTCCTATGCTGTTACTCTGGCTGCGGTTGCCATTGTTGCATTTGGATGCACAGGTACTGTATATACATGCATATTGTTCATGCATTTTTCCTATATTGTGTTTTTGAGATCTAAAACTGGGCCTCGTCTTTTCACATTCCCCCATTTTTTATAGAATTTTCCataaattacaaaattattttgtactattctgacatatatagagagagaaggaaaataatcatgcatttattcattttcttttcggcttagtccctttattaatcagggatcaccacagcggaatgaaccgccaacttatccagcatatgttttacacagtggatgcccttccagctgcaacccatcactgggaaacacccatacactttcattcacacacatacactacagcaaatttagtttattcgattcacctatagtgcatgtctttggactgttggggaaaccggagcacccggaggaaactcatgccaacatggggagagaaAAAAAGTCTTCCTCCCATTGAAAGTTTATGGATGTCAGTAAGCTTCTATGCAGAGaacatattttgttttcataaaaactGAAATCATCCCATTCCTAATACACAGTGGTTCAAGTATTAAATCCATAGGAGCAGAAGAGGGGAGGCTTGGGAAATGAAAGTGATCCATAATATGGATAAAACTGCAACCTTGCAAATATCTGAAAATATGATTCAGGGCTACAAAAACTCATCTGAGAGCTGTTGAAAGGATGCAGAAACAACATCGATATATAAATCTTTAAACATGTACCTTGTCCTTTTGACCTTTACAGTGCAGCAGTCCAGTTTCTATGGTTACACAGGGATGCTGCCCAAGAGATACACGCAGGGTGTGATGACTGGAGAGAGTGAGCTGAAATTTCAACCATTACAATAGAATAAATGTGACATTTACTTCACATTACACCACCATTCTCTTTACTGTAATGCATTTTGGGTTTGTGCATTTAGACATATTGGTCTCAATGATATGTCAATTGAAATCATAAAAATAACTCAGTAATTTGTTAAAAGATACTGTAATAAAAGAATATTTATAGAGCagtattaatgcattattatcattgagtacataattaaatatgcaaatgaaatatctaaatattaataatatagtatGCATAAtcatgttataattattatatattataatattagggCATATTGGTCTCAATAAATATTCCCAGTGATTATAAAAGTAACTCagtaatttgttaaaatatactataataaaacaatatttatagtgcattattaattcattattattattattgagttgtgtacataattaaatatgcaaattaagtatttaaatttgaataatacattttatacttgATTAAACatgattcatatttaaaaaatgacttttgcatattaaatacataattaaatatgcaaaagtaattatttatattagaataatacattttatacttaAGCATATGTTAAAAttatatgttataatatttaGATGAATTGGTCTTTATAAATAtcagtaataataaaagtaactcggtaatttgttaaaaaactttattaaaacattatttatagtgcattattaatacattattattactgaatataatttaatatgaagacaattaaatatgcaaattaagtatttaaatatgaataattaatttttatacataaaatgttaaaattatatattataatatttagatATACTGGTCTCAATAAATATTATCAGTAATTATAAAATTAACtcagtaatttattaaaaaaattactgtaataaaacaatatactgcattattaaaactgaatacataattaaatatgcaaattaaggATTTAAATATGGATAATGTATGTCACAAGTAATCAtatgttaaaattattatatattataatcgttaaatatatatttttacattacaatattgAAATAGTTCGACCTTTGTGCATTATGGTTATATGAATTGGTGGGAGAAATCTGCTTGTATGTGCATGAGATAACAGCACAATACAAAAATTCTGAATATGTTTTTCTTGTATATGAATGAAATTCTTAATCATAGCACATGCTGTTTTTGTCAAATATGCTTGTTTCAGGCACTGCAGGAGTTATTGTTTCTCTGAGCCGGATTTTTACAAAGCTGCTGGTGGAGGATGAGAAGAACAACACTATTATCTTCTTCCTGTTCTCCGTCTCAATGGAGACGCTCTGTTTTCTGCTTCATGTGGTGGTTCGCCGAACACACTTTGTCCGTTATCACACCAGCAGAGCTCGCCAGAGCCACAGCTGGCTCAAAGGACAGATTAATAACGTTACGACACAAAAGCACAGCGGCTATCAGATACATTACGACAGCAGTGCAGAGGAAGAGGTACATGCACACACAGGAacacttgttttgttttgaaaggTTTTTTTGGGTCActgaccaatttttttttaatttaaagcaagttaatttttctttagcttagtcccttatttatcaggggtcgccacagcggaatgaaccaccaactattccgtcATGTTTTTTCATGTAAGctacaaaaacacaaacttgTGACTTCATCCACTTGTAAGTAAGTtagtaaaggtttatttatatagcaccttttcCAGACATTGAGTCACACATTGTATATTGAGTAACACATTGAACATTGAGTCAGACATTGTATATTCAGTATACTGTATACATAATCATGTGTACTGTATATGGACAGGCATATCgagtttgttttaaaaagtaacatcCTCATGTACAACATTCTTAATACATTGGACAAAATTTTGGATATTTTTAGGTTAGattttgtgtgaatgtgagagtgtgtgggtgtttcccagtactgggttgcagctgaaaggcatCTGCTGGCTAAAGCATATGCCGGAAtcgttgtcggttcattccactgataaataaggaaataatctaaaggaaaat belongs to Danio rerio strain Tuebingen ecotype United States chromosome 1, GRCz12tu, whole genome shotgun sequence and includes:
- the LOC141375512 gene encoding uncharacterized protein isoform X1 yields the protein MQPLQRVGHKFELDHFMDSTVEEYLTMASNARGNRPTVFVVGDSYIRRGEQWARQTVGTNLGLDAHIRWFGCGGLVWRNLLSFFHRCLGGRAVPDVLLVHCGGNDLGKIKSIILAAMIKQDLRDLHRQFPQMKIIFSAITQRCLWRSAENLKKVDRARRFVNRVMATFMVSVGGAIVHHPEIKHKDPSHFLRDGVHLTPLGNDIFLNNLARCLKDQIQ
- the LOC141375512 gene encoding uncharacterized protein isoform X2, which translates into the protein MASNARGNRPTVFVVGDSYIRRGEQWARQTVGTNLGLDAHIRWFGCGGLVWRNLLSFFHRCLGGRAVPDVLLVHCGGNDLGKIKSIILAAMIKQDLRDLHRQFPQMKIIFSAITQRCLWRSAENLKKVDRARRFVNRVMATFMVSVGGAIVHHPEIKHKDPSHFLRDGVHLTPLGNDIFLNNLARCLKDQIQ
- the slc29a4b gene encoding equilibrative nucleoside transporter 4-like — encoded protein: MYSEEWSRNRQGREKTVITNFSFSQLPEEEKTGRRKPHSAHDSDESIPDDRYHSIYFAMLLAGVGFLLPYNSFITDVDYLHRKFKGTSIVFDMSLTYILVALSAVIVNNALVERLSLHTRICVGYLFALGPLVCVSVFDVWLELFNTQQSYAVTLAAVAIVAFGCTVQQSSFYGYTGMLPKRYTQGVMTGESTAGVIVSLSRIFTKLLVEDEKNNTIIFFLFSVSMETLCFLLHVVVRRTHFVRYHTSRARQSHSWLKGQINNVTTQKHSGYQIHYDSSAEEEDGMASSMVDDADAVNLGNGSHGDGIYVRFDVPKPEAKRSWISVKELLGRRCAVARVIWPYMLSILVTYFITLCLFPGLESELHNDTLGEWLPILTMALFNMADFVGKILAACPYEWGGVQLLVCSCLRVLFLPLFVMCVSPVQRPLLAHPAWPCGLSVMLGISNGYLGSVPMIQAAGKVPLQQREVAGNTMTVSYMAGLMLGSAVSYSTYSLTSQAHSSHTTLKLNSTLTLHNYMPGH